One genomic segment of Terriglobia bacterium includes these proteins:
- a CDS encoding DUF3185 domain-containing protein — MRPISIIGIVLIILGVIALASEGITYTKTDKVIDIGPIQATAQHRKTIPISPVAGGAAVAAGVVLVIVGSKRQ, encoded by the coding sequence ATGAGACCCATTTCGATCATCGGTATCGTCCTTATTATTCTTGGTGTCATTGCCCTGGCTTCCGAAGGCATCACCTATACAAAAACGGACAAAGTCATTGATATCGGGCCCATTCAGGCGACGGCGCAACATCGGAAGACCATTCCGATATCCCCTGTCGCCGGAGGCGCTGCGGTCGCCGCCGGTGTCGTGCTGGTGATCGTAGGTTCCAAGCGGCAGTAA
- a CDS encoding amidohydrolase family protein has translation MRTASPQPDRLALTGGTIYVDPTHDPIRNGVVLVAGGKIAKVGTKGQVRIPPDAQVIDCAGCTVTAGFWNSHVHFMERKWADAASIPAGELGRQLQDMLTRYGFTNAFDLSSPWDNTRLLRDRIESGEVPGPRIYSTGLGLLPADPGLPPDIILRAMGWMNSAAPQVADAHQAVEAAGKLLNAGVDGIKLFASAPSKSFLSQGTIEAVVREAHQAGRPVFVHPNTGADVLSALRAGVDVIAHTTPHSGPWDETLLAMIKGSHAAMTPTLWIWKWYARHDRKSAQDKVVDTEVGQLQAWIANHGTVLFGTDLGAVDPDPIEEYGLMAQAGMSFQQILASLTTAPAERFGKARELGRVAAGLQADLAVLNGDPEGSLSALTDVRYTIREGKIICQAGK, from the coding sequence ATGAGAACAGCGTCACCACAGCCTGACCGCCTGGCGCTTACAGGCGGAACGATTTACGTCGATCCCACCCACGATCCGATCCGAAACGGCGTCGTACTCGTGGCCGGCGGAAAGATCGCAAAAGTGGGCACAAAGGGGCAGGTCCGGATTCCGCCGGATGCGCAGGTAATCGATTGCGCAGGCTGCACCGTTACTGCGGGTTTCTGGAACAGCCACGTCCATTTCATGGAGAGAAAATGGGCCGATGCCGCGAGTATTCCTGCCGGCGAGTTAGGCCGGCAACTCCAGGACATGCTCACGCGATACGGCTTCACGAATGCCTTCGATCTTTCGTCTCCCTGGGACAACACCAGGCTGTTACGCGATCGAATCGAATCCGGCGAGGTGCCCGGGCCGAGAATTTACTCGACCGGGCTGGGTTTGCTTCCTGCCGACCCGGGTCTGCCGCCCGACATCATCTTGCGTGCCATGGGATGGATGAATTCCGCGGCGCCTCAAGTGGCGGATGCGCATCAAGCCGTCGAAGCCGCAGGAAAGCTTCTGAATGCGGGTGTGGACGGGATCAAATTGTTTGCCTCGGCTCCTTCGAAATCTTTTCTGTCGCAGGGCACGATCGAGGCTGTGGTCCGTGAAGCGCACCAGGCCGGCAGGCCCGTCTTTGTTCATCCCAATACTGGAGCGGATGTTCTCTCCGCGCTGCGCGCGGGCGTCGATGTCATTGCTCACACGACGCCGCATTCGGGTCCATGGGATGAAACGCTGTTGGCGATGATCAAAGGAAGTCACGCAGCGATGACTCCGACACTCTGGATCTGGAAATGGTATGCGCGGCACGACCGCAAATCCGCGCAGGACAAGGTCGTGGATACGGAAGTGGGACAGCTGCAAGCATGGATTGCGAACCATGGTACGGTCCTTTTCGGTACGGATCTCGGTGCCGTCGATCCGGATCCAATCGAGGAGTATGGCTTGATGGCTCAGGCGGGGATGAGCTTCCAGCAGATCCTCGCCTCACTGACCACCGCGCCTGCTGAGCGTTTCGGCAAAGCGCGCGAGTTGGGCAGGGTTGCCGCAGGTTTGCAGGCGGATCTCGCCGTTTTGAACGGTGACCCTGAGGGAAGTCTTTCGGCGCTGACGGACGTCAGATACACGATTCGTGAGGGGAAAATCATCTGTCAGGCAGGTAAATAG
- a CDS encoding GNAT family N-acetyltransferase, giving the protein MQNFTIRLANASDLPTLGRLGAVLVKTHFDFDRQRFKAPMSGLEEGYAWFLGHRMKEPGAVVFVAERDQAILGYVYAEMEPESWKELRDEAGFIHDVVVDASCRHGGIGAALIETASEWLREQGAPRVILSTAEQNTGAQRLFSRLGFRRTMIEMTREFPGKG; this is encoded by the coding sequence ATGCAGAACTTCACGATCCGGCTTGCGAATGCCTCCGACCTGCCGACTCTGGGTCGTCTCGGCGCCGTCCTCGTAAAAACTCATTTTGACTTCGACCGGCAACGATTCAAGGCGCCGATGTCCGGGCTTGAAGAAGGTTATGCCTGGTTTCTCGGCCACAGGATGAAAGAGCCCGGAGCCGTCGTTTTTGTGGCTGAAAGAGATCAGGCGATTCTTGGCTACGTCTATGCGGAGATGGAGCCGGAAAGCTGGAAGGAGCTTCGAGACGAGGCGGGATTCATCCACGATGTTGTGGTCGACGCGTCGTGCCGGCATGGCGGCATCGGTGCCGCGCTGATTGAAACGGCAAGCGAATGGCTTCGTGAACAAGGAGCGCCGCGGGTCATCCTGTCGACTGCGGAGCAGAACACCGGCGCACAACGTTTGTTTTCCCGTCTCGGATTCAGGCGGACGATGATCGAGATGACGCGCGAGTTCCCCGGCAAAGGCTGA
- a CDS encoding phosphoribosyltransferase gives MDRFPNRFVAGRVLARMLAAYENQPGILVLGLPRGGVPVAYEVARGLNAPLDVFIVRKLGVPGQEELAMGAIASGGVRILNDAVIQELRISPGVIDAVTLHERVELTRREELYRGERPPLNVSGHSVFVVDDGLATGASMRAAVAALRLQDPARIIVAVPVAAAETYAVIKGEADEVVCAATPEPFYSVGRWYEDFGQTTDAEVKELLREYA, from the coding sequence ATGGACAGGTTTCCCAATCGTTTTGTAGCCGGCCGCGTCCTGGCTCGTATGCTGGCGGCATATGAGAATCAGCCGGGCATTCTTGTGCTCGGCCTGCCGCGTGGCGGCGTTCCTGTGGCTTACGAGGTGGCGCGCGGTCTCAATGCACCGCTCGATGTGTTCATCGTGCGCAAGCTGGGTGTGCCCGGCCAGGAAGAGCTGGCCATGGGTGCGATCGCCAGCGGCGGGGTCCGCATTCTGAACGATGCCGTGATTCAGGAGTTGAGAATTTCCCCCGGCGTCATCGACGCCGTGACGCTTCATGAGCGCGTGGAGCTTACACGAAGGGAAGAACTCTATCGGGGCGAGAGACCGCCTCTGAACGTTTCGGGCCACAGCGTTTTTGTTGTGGATGACGGACTCGCGACAGGCGCGTCGATGCGGGCCGCCGTGGCTGCTCTCCGGCTGCAGGATCCTGCCCGAATCATTGTCGCCGTGCCGGTTGCCGCTGCCGAAACCTATGCCGTTATTAAGGGCGAAGCGGACGAAGTCGTCTGCGCGGCGACGCCCGAGCCGTTCTATTCCGTCGGACGATGGTATGAAGATTTCGGCCAGACGACCGATGCCGAAGTGAAAGAGTTGTTGAGGGAATACGCCTGA
- a CDS encoding CBS domain-containing protein: MKISELMTRNVKCISPSLPISIASEMMRDDDIGFLPVCEHDKVVGTVTDRDITIRSVAQGRDPRLAPVNEIMSVTVFHCYEDEDVETVAQAMQDDAVRRMLIFDRNEQLAGVVSLGDIAKISSDPTLAGETLGEIADAA, encoded by the coding sequence ATGAAAATAAGTGAACTCATGACACGGAACGTCAAATGCATCTCGCCGTCGCTGCCCATTTCGATCGCATCCGAGATGATGCGGGACGACGATATCGGCTTTCTGCCCGTCTGCGAACACGACAAGGTCGTCGGAACGGTCACCGATCGCGACATCACAATCCGATCCGTTGCTCAAGGACGCGATCCCCGTCTTGCTCCAGTCAACGAGATTATGAGCGTAACCGTCTTCCATTGTTACGAAGACGAAGACGTGGAGACCGTTGCTCAGGCAATGCAGGACGATGCTGTGCGCCGGATGCTGATATTCGATCGCAATGAACAGCTGGCCGGCGTCGTGTCGCTTGGCGACATCGCAAAAATTTCCAGCGACCCTACACTCGCGGGCGAGACGCTGGGAGAAATTGCCGACGCGGCCTGA
- a CDS encoding adenine phosphoribosyltransferase has product MNELKKMIREVPDFPKKGILFYDITTLLKDKTGFRQTIDALTEQVRPLKPDVVLGIEARGFIFAPALAYNLGAGFVPVRKPNKLPADTERISYELEYGMDTLEIHKDAVKPGTRVVIADDLLATGGTALASARLVEKLGGLVAALSFVIELDGLKGRDRLKGYDVVSLLKY; this is encoded by the coding sequence ATGAACGAATTGAAGAAAATGATTCGCGAGGTTCCTGATTTTCCAAAGAAGGGCATCCTCTTTTATGACATCACGACGCTGCTTAAAGACAAAACCGGCTTCAGGCAAACCATTGATGCCTTGACCGAACAGGTTCGCCCGTTGAAGCCCGACGTTGTGCTGGGGATCGAGGCGCGCGGCTTCATCTTCGCTCCCGCCCTGGCCTACAACCTCGGCGCCGGTTTTGTCCCGGTTCGAAAACCGAATAAACTTCCGGCGGATACCGAACGCATCAGTTACGAACTCGAGTACGGTATGGATACGCTGGAAATTCACAAGGATGCGGTAAAGCCCGGCACGCGGGTGGTCATCGCCGACGATCTGCTGGCCACCGGCGGGACGGCGCTGGCAAGCGCACGCCTGGTCGAAAAGCTTGGAGGCCTGGTGGCTGCCCTCAGTTTCGTGATTGAACTCGATGGACTGAAGGGCCGCGATCGTCTCAAGGGGTACGATGTCGTTTCACTCCTGAAATATTGA
- a CDS encoding acylphosphatase: MRAKRYVVRGGVQGVGYRYFTKGVAERLGVRGFVRNLPSGDVEVHAEADDVTLGLFRLELERGPRMSQVSEIIEKDVPVSGTYSSFLIRG; the protein is encoded by the coding sequence ATGCGAGCGAAGCGTTATGTGGTTCGCGGCGGCGTACAGGGAGTCGGTTACCGTTATTTCACAAAGGGAGTTGCCGAGCGCCTTGGCGTGAGGGGCTTCGTCCGGAACCTGCCTTCGGGTGACGTCGAAGTTCACGCAGAGGCCGACGACGTCACTCTCGGCCTCTTCCGGCTGGAGCTCGAGCGAGGTCCTCGCATGTCGCAGGTTAGCGAAATTATCGAAAAGGATGTGCCGGTGTCCGGGACCTATTCATCCTTTCTTATTCGAGGTTGA